Genomic segment of Malus domestica chromosome 15, GDT2T_hap1:
ACTGTTAAatcttaaattttatattttgaaacctaaatttaaaaattaaaatatttagagCGTCGGATACGCCGGAGCACCTTAAAAGTCTCTAACATTAGCCAAGTCAAGGGGAAGAAATGTCTCCATCTGATTATTGACTAATTTACCATGCATTTCTCTCTCTGACGAAGTGGCCCTTGTAAACTTCGTACTCTCTGTGTACTTTTTCCTCTCCTTCCATGAAATTTCACGACTCTGATGAATTATTGATCTGTTTTCATTCAACTCTACCATCgtacttccttttctttttctctttttcttccataTTAAGTAACTTATTTGGTTCTCATAGTAAGCTGGTCtttctttgtgtttttttttatacaagcaaTTAATATTGGCGGAGTGGGGAATTTAATGTAAAATGTCGGTATGCTCTTAACCACTTGAACTCAACACAATACCTTGACGCCAAATGGgcgaaaaaaatgaataaaaaagcTTAACTATGTACTTAAAAAAACCAAGAATTTCAAAGAATAGCGTAGGAACCAGCAAAGGTAACGCCTAACTAGCTACCTAGCAAATGGTGCTGTCATGGAACCTGCATTTGTGGAATCTGTATATCTGGAAATCACTCTAGGTGAACTATGGTATGGTGCAATCAGACACGAGTTTCTTCATTTGAATTTTCTCATAGAACAACGCGTGTTTCCGACATGCGATAGTGACACATTGACATTCCGGTTAGTACTTCTCCGCGAGTACTAAGATTAAGAACATTGTGATAGAGTGTTGCATTTGCATTGCAGGCAGAGAGCATTCTTGCAGAAGCAAAAATTTTGGGTCGTTACTGGGATTTATTGTCAGGGAGGGTCGACACAGTGAGGGTTTTCGTCGCTCTGCGGTACTTCAACGACCGCATCGACTGCTGGTTGTTTTGTTGACTTCGAATAACATACTTAATTAGCTGATTTCGAATGATCCCCTGTTCATTTCATATGAATTTCACTTGGTATTTTCTACGTGCCGAAAGCAGTAGtaatcaaaaccaaaccaaaatgaGTATAAATTTGAATACACCGGCAAAGTGAAAATTCCGAGTTCGCTGATGATCTTAAGCGAAAAAAACAAGCCGAAGTGCAGAAATTATCCTAAGGCGTAGTAGTTTATAGGATAATGGTCTAAAAGACAAGCTCATGAGGTTTCATCCCAGCCTTGAGAGAGAATCTTGCCGCCAAGTACGTCTTCAAGTCAGGGACAGCCTCAATGGACTTTATCAATGAAGCATCCACACTCTTCTGATCGTCTTTCTTTCCTTGCGGGAGCACATTCTTCTCCTACAGTTTGTTGTTCGGGAAATATTAATTAGTAGTGAGACAACGAAAAGTTTCCACCAGAAGCTTTGGCACAGTGAATGTAATTCTCCAATAACTGACATACTTGCCATTAACATGTAGAAGAAGAGATCAAGCTAGTAGAAAGAGATGGATAGGTACAATTAAAAGGGCAACAAAAAAGGATCAGAAAATCTGTATAAGAAAAATACCAGCAAAATCGGAAGACAATGATCACATTTTGCCACATTGAACTTTGAAAGTCCAGGCAGACAGTGCCAACAACGAAAGAGAAGAGAATCACGAGAACAATAAAGTTTTAGCTCAAAAGTATATGTAAATGAAAAGGACGATAATTCTAACCTCTTTCTCGGCCTCAAAAAATTCGCcctctcccttcttcttcttcttttcaactTCCTTAGCAAAGTATTTATCATCGAACTTTTCAACGTTCAACCCAGAAATGTCAACCTTGGTAGAAGTGGCAATCACGTAAGACTGATTAACACGTCTCAAAGGCACACCATTAATTTTAAACGGACCTGCAATGGCGTCAATACCAGCAATAAAGTTAGAATGGCAATCAACAAGTTTTTTCCAAGAAGCTGGCAACGGAAAACCTACATCTATGAAAGTTGAAGGCATAAAAGCTAATTCATAAATTCTAACTATATCTATATGTCCTCATAACAATCACGATTAAAATAATGCAAGGAACATAGATCATATCCTCAAGAAAAAAACGTCTGCATAAATTAGAGAAGGTAAGAATGTAGATTACTAGATGACACTTCACAAGTTGATACACTATCTATGCTGTTACAGAAGTGAAACTCCCGCAATGTCTGTACCTCTCTCTTTCCACCAAATGTTACTCTTTCATGTCACCAATCATTGCTTCACAAGATCAATTTCATCCTTCCATACACTTTCGGAAGAAAAACATTAGCATTAGAGTACTCACTCACTAGCCCTATGTGAATATACCGCACTCAAAGCAAACCCCACCTTGAAAATTATCCCATCCAACAGGAGGGGAGCAATCCCATTTTTGcaataacttaaaacaaaatgagCCTTCCATTTTTGCACCAAATTCTACTTGTGCCGCTACGAAACAAGGTTATCGGCATTTGGCGGGAGTTCACGACGAAAGTTCTTAGGTAATTATAAGCCCAAACTAAACATTATTAACTTATCCCGGTAACATGAAAATTTTAACATTAATTCGAAATTCGAGACAATTCagctaaaacaaaaaaaaaattcaaatctcaCCAGTAACAAGCAGGAGCCCAGAAGAAAGCTGCTTAAGAAAAACAACTCTCTTTCCCTTAAACCTTCCAGCCAATATAATCAGCACCGTCCCTGGTGTAATACTAGCCCTGCATCCAAGTTCCAACCAACCAAATAAAacaatcaaaatttaatttattaagAACCCATTTTCTAGTTTCTAATTTCAACAATTATCTAAAAATTATTAGAAACCCAATGATTCTAATttgaaaaatgattaaaatttGAGAGAGTAGATAAAAAGAGAACCTGAGCTTGGTGGGCTTGGGTTTGCGTTTGTTGACGAGAGGTTTCTTGACGTCGTCGGCGGGGTAGAATTTGGGCGGCTTCTCAGGCTGGGTCTCCGCCGCCGGCTTCGCGTCGTGGCGAGGGAAAACGCCGCCGTTTTTGGCCTTGATAGCCCAAAGACCACGCTTGTGGTACATTTTGGACCTCGAGAACTTACCCACCCCGCGAACGAGATCTGGGTTTCGGGTCTTTCTCGGGTTCCTTGCTTTTGCCGCCATTGCTGAGCTGACACAGTCTCTCTACGGGTTGAGATTTGCAGAGAGTAACGACAGAGGAAGAGCAGGCGGGGGTTGATGTAAAACCCTAACtggggttttgttttttgtttttggtcttGGGCTTTGTATCATTCGGAAATCTTTTAAGGGAATGGatctattttttataaaaaaaaatgattagttGTAGGGTTTATACCATATCGAATTTTAACCATCCGAatcgtttattttttaagttgcaccacatagatcatccttgcaaaatattagctaaatcggaaatgtttaggccatctctaaccgagggctggccagagggctcgttttagccctccccaagatattaatattttaatgaacagtacagggccatattggcctccgtctccaaccgagggtcaaagggccagatgactcgttttagccctgtcacaaaaaaccgtctccaaccgagggccaaagggccatagggccaaacataatttattatttaaaaactacaatttaaattcaaatctaacggcCAAGTGACGTCAACAtgatgtcagctagccgttggaattgaatttttttttgctataaatagggtggatattgggctataattcacacaactttaaattcaatctatttcaattcaatctcttgcaattcaatctctttcaattcaagtttgcaatgaattccaactttggatcttcatccaattccaattgggggtcctcatccaattccaaattggaagcaaaatgggcgcaaatgagacgagaagatgaggagtctgatgaagaagttcaagtaaggcgcaacaaacaaaacatggcagcagccatggctgcggccatggtgtgtcagccaactgagaaacaacctcaatggggtggctctgttgctggtcgctcttacaaaccacgaaacagagcgatggcgcatgccaatctgatgaacaactacttcaaccccaactcggtgtacacagaagaggatttcagacgtcgcttccggatgaggcgtcatgtcttCGAGCGTTTACTTCGTGATGTCCAGCAGGTCAATGCATACTTTCGACAGAAGCGGGACAGTGCAGGCTGTcctggtttctcacctcatcagaaggttactGTTGCACTCCAAATGATGGCATATGGCTCATCAGCTGattcgatggatgaaacccatggtatgtTTGAGTCTACATGTCTTAATACTCTTGAAGAATTTTGTAACACAATTGTTCAGGTTTACAAAGACGAGTACCTCCGagagccaaatcaagaagatcttAATCGGCTCTTTCACAAAGCTGAAGACCATGGGTTTccgggcatgatagggtcattagactgcatgcattgggattggaagaatTGTCCCACTGGATGGCAAGGAGGCTTTAGCGGAAGGTCGGGAAAGCCAACTGTTGTGTTAGAGGCAgttgcctcatatgacacatagatttggcatgctttctttggagtccctggatcccaaaatgacattacagttcttgggcgttcacccctcttcaataacttgacggaaggtaaagcacctcaacttgactactacatcaacggccgtgaatacaatatggggtattacttggcagatgacatctacccaaagtgggcgacacttgtccaagcaattccaaaccctaggaatgatgcagaaaagttgtttaccttacaccaagaggcataccggaaagatgttgagagagctttcggtattctacaagcacggtggaagatTATCAGCGAACCGGCAAGAaggtggagtcgagaaaatttgaactccatcatgatgtcttgcatcatattacacaatatgatagtggaggatgagcgagatgggtatattgatggagagtccgatgatgaccaagaagatccaaataggtcaagaagggctctagcaaaaatatatgatgggcctaatttgcctttcaatccaagaactggtagtatctctataaatgagtatatgaggcgctatagaatgatacgttctcgtgccacaaataagtacctacaacaggatcttgttgcacatctttgggtcaaaagaagcatggagtaggcttttaagttttatgttgttaaatgtttttaaaaatgttgtttaagtttcatgttgttaaatgtttttttatgttgtataatttgtatgttggttaatgttatttaatgttgtttcatattgtttaatgttgtttcatgttacttaatttaatttaatgttgtataaatggcctaggaagttataggaaaaaaatcgaattgaaaaaaaatatgaaacaaattttgtgaaatagaagttataggaaaaaaaatggaatttaaaaaaatatgaaacaaattttgtaaaatagaattatatgaaaaaaaagtatgaatcaaattttgtaaaatagaagttataggaaaaaaatagaatttaaaaaaaaatgaaacaaattttgtgaaataaaagttataggaaaaaatgaaatttaaaaaaaaatatgaaacaaattttgtaaaatagaagttataggaaaaaaatagaatttaaaaaaaaattgaaacaaattttgtaaaatagaattgaaacaaaatttgattcatatgaaaggaaaaaaacaagggaaaaaaagaagtttaaattcataaaaaaaaaaagttaatacaacggctactagccattatattaaaaaaaattcaaactattagtgtcggttataaccgacactaatagtaattaaaaagaaaaattttgctttgaataactattactgtcggttataaccgacagtattaaaaaattcttctttaatgctgtcggttataaccgacagcaataggaaaacattaaaaaaaaaaaatagccagccctctctgatcccgtggggccctcccagattccagagccctctggcctagccctcggttggagacgattttaggactattttcggccctctggccctctggacccttcggttgacatctaattgagttcaaagaaattaacgaatactttgttatataagaaacaatgaaattttatcttgataattaaataagcaaatgggttcggattaaattgaatttttgcaagaatgatctatgaattgagaattacaaaataaatggttCAAATCATTAAAGTTTAATGTATAGTGAACCTTGCACCTAAttcctatttaaaaaaaaattgaaaatttcttTGCAAAAAGGGCCTGCGTATCAGTGAACCAAACTTTACTTgcgcttttttttttggaaactttaCCTGtactttaaccaaaaaaaaaaaaaaagaacttgcaCTCCTAAAAAATGTTGTGTGCTTTTAGAATAACATTTGAGTTTTAAGAATGGGTAATGctaagagactaaatttgtaaattaaattatgtgtcattaatataaaaaataacttttatcaacacttaaataataatctaattatcaattttcatgtcacttagtttacaaaattttatctacaaattaaGTCTCGCTAGCATTACCCTTTAAGAATAGTTGGCTTTAAAAGTAAAACAATTAGTGTTTCATAATGATATTTGgcttaattgaattaatagtcTCTGTGGTGATAGGGTAGTTAGAAGATAACctttatggtaaaaaaaaaaaactaggattTAAGCGCTTATGGTGAAGTCTGTTAAGATTTAGACCCAAAATTGAAAGTTCTGTCAACTCTCAGTTTATTATTAACACATGAAGGTCATATatgaaactaaaaatataaagttAGCCCCACATGTAAGCCTCATGTGCTAATAATTAACGGATAGTTTTGTTTtagccttgttgatgcacaaaatcagtgaggactttggtacaacagaaagtgttaagtttgtgaccttcgctagattgctccggtcactagtatggataaatatgtacatggatagggatagggaagccAACACAAggtgtacgtggttcacccagattggttacgtccaaaaaagtagaggagttctcattaattgtgaagggtttacacaagtacataggttcaagctctcctttagtgagtacaagtgaatgatttagtacaaatgacattaggaaatattgtgagagaatgatctctatttatagaagagagtttctagtttcattctaacattgacacgtgtcatgttgtgattaacttctgatgttgacacgtgtcgcgctatgattgacttctgatatcgacacgtgttgcgctgtgattggcctcttggttggagggaatctcttctggatccttgacagtataacgttgaccggtgctcagtagtttcgggattggtcaagtatggtacaaacagtgctcccctaagttcccgagtgagggaagctcctcggttggggacttgcaagatccaagccattgagtaatcacgaaacttctaagtaccgaattatggtatcattttcacttgccttatctgtctcatacgtagatatgacatcttctctgaaagtatttttcctccatccaggggtggtatctttaaccgatgaagatgcacaaggtaatgtatcaatttcacttgaagcttaatTGTaatttcgggcttagtcaagtgcgatacaaaaccctatagtaagagtcctccaagtcgccgagctaggagatttgccgaaagaggtaacagacaagttaagcaatcagacttccaagcaagtaacctggatcggaggttcgacttcggcttccggttgattgttctccttctccttgtgttgtaaacagcaataaggataaagagaagcaaatgaagaagaaatgatatgagatacttttgcttttgaagaagtaagtttccacaggcttattcttgaactgatgctcgatatgaggcagtgctcaatctgaaatgacgcttaactagaagtagcacacgctgcaaGGCTGcttggctcgtggcttatgttgccttggttggctcggcttgcggcgtttgaaggtaagagagtcccttttataaaataagggctcgttcctcaatacataaatgatgggttagatttgatgctcgcggcgaggcggttgctcagtaggcggcgatgctctctaatggtggtgagggagtcccttttataaaataagggctcgttcatcaatacataaatgatgggctagagttgatgctcgtggcgatgCGGTTGCTTAGTAGGCGGCGaagctctctaatggtggtgagggagtcccttttataaaataagagttcactcctcagtacatgaacaatgggtgctctctagtgaaagtgagggagtccctttaatagaataagggctcgctcctcaatacataagtaatgggctaagtcccccaagtatttttcatgaggccccgttgaggcccaatatatggtatataatgtagtccctcaagtcttcggtcaataaagtctgttggctggagatttCAAATTggatccatgtatgggccgaattggcggttgttcggaggcggtatttgtataccttgcactgaagctttgtaggtgaagctttgcaagtgaagctttgaagctaaagctctgtaaatgaagctttcgaagctagagcttttgtaaatgaagcttttgaagctagagctctgtaaataaagcttttgaatttgatttgtcatgagtgatgctcatgaatgtttgattgacatgagtgatgctcatagatgttgacatgagtgatgctcatgaatgtttatgtatgaataacatgagtaatgctcatgtataatttagagtactgggcgtacttttgatcacctggttggtggcatgaatgagagtacatgttgtacatttcatcacctggtttgtggtaatagcggcaggttgccaaataattatggaatactgggcatacttttggtcatctggttggtgataataaagggttttgctcttttgggcatatgggcattcgctctccacatgacattgtagcccattattttgggctctttttatttatttatttattttttaccctctgatggggtttatacatattaccctctgatgggatttatacagatgtctccgaaagataaaataaataaatgacatCATTCAGAAATaacaaaagtaaatcacatcattctggtggggtgtttattacttacttttgctttctcttttgctttctgtttttactttctcttttgctttctctttttttgCTTTGTTCCTCACTGcttttttgctttctgcttttctttcttgcttttgcATGTGGGTGGTCGAAGCTGGAGCCCTCATCCTTATCAGTACCCCCAACACCAACTTAGCATCTTAAATACTTTGGAGAACCATCAGAGTATTCAGTGGTGATGAGTATACTGCTTTTTGACCATACTTCCTCCATCTATATCTATCATTAAGTATTTCTGcttttttattctcttttgGCGTCATTGTTtttgcctttctcttttttgCTTTGTTTCCTGCAACTTTCAAAACTGCAAGGGTTAGTAGAGCCTATCTGCATTATTGAAAAGCTGCTCGACTGCCTGATGACGATCCAAAAGCCCTCAGGGCCTCGCAAATCGTCAGGGGACCATGAACCCACTTCTGGTTCCTCAGACCAATACAATGGTGATCGAATCTTTCTACACAATTGTTGCACATTGAACAGTGGGAGCAGCGAGGAGGTCTATAAAGCATACAAGTATCGTAGTACTTGATCTGGACAGAGATTCCATTCACCTCAACTTCTTTGGTGCGAGGCAAGCGTAACTGTGGAGTTTGTCCAGCCCCACCTTCTATATTCCCATCAAATCCTTCAGGCTCTGGGGGATGTGTTGTTACGGGGAATTATACCAGGATCTCTTCGAGAGGTAAGCAGGAGAAGAACTAAATCATAAACAGTGAATACAACAGCGACAACCATGATGAATATTCCCAGGTGATGTGAGTAATGATCCATCAACTTTATGGCAACAAAGATGCAAAATATTGTGACAGGAGCAACAATCAGAAATATGGTCACCTCAACGATCTTACATCTGGTCCGAAAACAAACCTCCcctgaaagaaaaatatattgttgCCCTTCCAATTTTGGTAGACCCGCAAATCATCGACGGCACCGGCGGATCCGAAAGCCGGATCCGATCGCTGCGGTGGAGGTACCATGTACATCTCTTCTTCGCCGCCAACAACCACCCATTTAGCTTCAACTCGTTAAGGTCATCCTCGCTCGATTCTCGATACAGCAATGTCGATTCCACTCTCTAGTCCTCACTTTTGACTCAGGCGCGGACTCCGAAGCAGAAATAACGGCAAACCGGAGCTGAAGCGGTCGATCGGGTCGGGGGAAATTGCTAATGGGTCAGATTCCGGCGAGCTGGATGACAAGGCGTGCGGGCAGGTGGGGTTGAAACGAAAGGAGTAAAAGGGCTTTTCATCATCCCTTTTGGTGGCTTATGTTATGAGCAGCAaagggcagagagagagagagcttgagaGCAAAGCTCTGAATATGAAAGAGAAAGGTTTCTgagtttttttgtgattttgcagattttgccgattttgcagattcacggtagaggtgaaaaaatgaaagagaaccgacatagtttttcgtgtcgattcccacaaacggtgccaaatgttgatgcacaaaatcagtgaggactttggtacaacagaaagtgttaagtttgtgaccttcgctagattgctccggtcactagtatggataaatatgtaaatggatagggatagggaagcaaacacaaggtgtacgtggttcacccagattggctacgtccacggagtagatgagttctcattaattgtgaagggtttacacaagtacataggttcaagctctcctttagtgagtacaagtgaatgatttagtacaaatgacattaggaaatattgtgagagaatgatctctatttatagaagagagtttctagtttcattctgacattgacacgtgtcgtgttgtgattagcctctgatgttgacacgtgtcgcgctatgattgacttctgatatcgacacgtgtcgcgctgtgattggcctcttggttggagggaaactcttctgggtccttgacggtataacgttgaccggtgctcagtagtttcgggattggtcaagtatggtacaaacaagccTAATATGTGTGGCTCACGTGCTAATAATTAACGGAGATTTGAcggaattttcaattttgggccTAAATTCTAACAGACTtcaccacaggggtttaaatcctaaattttttttaccatatgAGCTATCTTCCAACTACCCTATCACCATCATGAGGCTATTAATCCAATTAGGTCATGATATTTTAAGGGCTTCAGTATCAAAATAGTTCATGTGTTATAGCCGTTAGCTAATTTACTTCCTCATCAGAAGGACCCATAGGGAAGAAAACCGAGGAAGAGAAGTGTTGTAGTTGCATTAGACCTTCCATTCCCAAGAGAAATTCTTAGGTCCACAAGGATCACTGGCCCATATTCTTTTATTCGATACCTAGTTTTGATGTTCCTTATGGCGTCGACTCGACTGCATTCATTAACAACGCGAGATCAAACATTACCGATATGAAGCTAAGCATTTCTTCTTATGAGCAACTAACAATTATCAATGcactaaaaaaaatgtgttggATGCACATGCTTTTCATCTCGAAAAGAGAACGATGTGCATTGCGGGGTACTTGCCAAGATTGTGCAACATTACTTGCTTCAAGCTGTATAGGAAGCTATTCGTCATTTCGCTTGTTGACCGGGAGGAGGATTTGTGTAGGAGAGACATGATCAGTTCGAGGAAGACAAATCTTGTGGTTGTTATTGTTAATCGTGATATTTATGTAATGAACGTATGAATGGGGGATGCTGTGCTACTCTTTTTCCTTGATCGGATTTTCCTTCTTTCGGGGTTTTTGTAATGCGCGTCTCAATAGCGGATTCTAAAAGTTTTCTTCGTATGGTCTACatataagccatttttttcatTCCTTCCCACCAGCCCTAGTCCATGCCACTTGTCGACTTTTGTTATGCCTTAATTCAGTTTGAGGACTTTTGGCAAACACTTTGCTCCCACAACATCTATACTCGAGGAAAGCATGGACAATAACTTTCACTCGTCTTTACGTGGTTTCGCCACGAAAGTGCATTTCATATGGGTGAATGAGATGATCAAGAATGGAATGAGTAGGTTATCTTTGAAGATACATTTTGACTCTTCTATAAGGACTCAACCAGTGGTGGAGCCATAAATCTATCATAGGAGGGGTCTTTAAGCCAAATGaaagaattagaaaaaaaaatagttaaaatataattaattggaGAACGATctaaggttttgttgttgttttgtattgtcatggaaaattttaatcaaacaaGATTGATGGAGCTTTAAAATTTGTATAAAAATTTAATATTGAGATGACTATATCATAAGAACAGAGCTAgtgtcacttaatactacggtctagtagtatttattttcacttgtaagtgagaggttttagattcaattctcgccaaagacgaatttgaaccacattattgttgtTAGCCCATTTACGAGCTTTAGTAAACAAGGATTAACACATTAGGTTCGAACCACAATTTAAAGTTATGGCTAGCTCAAAACTATTACTATGAGATTTTCCTTTCAACATAATTGGATCTTCCTCTAGATTGTATGGATCTTGTTTGatatgatttgacaaaaataaaaaaagaattggtttaaaaaGGTTATAGGCATCATAAGGCTTATATGGTAAAaatagggatgtgatatccacacacccctttttacttctcccacacctttttggttttcggccgtcggatcgga
This window contains:
- the LOC103400743 gene encoding large ribosomal subunit protein eL6-like isoform X2, with product MAAKARNPRKTRNPDLVRGVGKFSRSKMYHKRGLWAIKAKNGGVFPRHDAKPAAETQPEKPPKFYPADDVKKPLVNKRKPKPTKLRASITPGTVLIILAGRFKGKRVVFLKQLSSGLLLVTGPFKINGVPLRRVNQSYVIATSTKVDISGLNVEKFDDKYFAKEVEKKKKKGEGEFFEAEKEEKNVLPQGKKDDQKSVDASLIKSIEAVPDLKTYLAARFSLKAGMKPHELVF
- the LOC103400743 gene encoding large ribosomal subunit protein eL6-like isoform X1 → MAAKARNPRKTRNPDLVRGVGKFSRSKMYHKRGLWAIKAKNGGVFPRHDAKPAAETQPEKPPKFYPADDVKKPLVNKRKPKPTKLRASITPGTVLIILAGRFKGKRVVFLKQLSSGLLLVTGPFKINGVPLRRVNQSYVIATSTKVDISGLNVEKFDDKYFAKEVEKKKKKGEGEFFEAEKELDLFFYMLMASMSVIGELHSLCQSFWWKLFVVSLLINISRTTNCRRRMCSRKERKTIRRVWMLH
- the LOC139191726 gene encoding uncharacterized protein codes for the protein MRRHVFERLLRDVQQVNAYFRQKRDSAGCPGFSPHQKVTVALQMMAYGSSADSMDETHGMFESTCLNTLEEFCNTIVQVYKDEYLREPNQEDLNRLFHKAEDHGFPGMIGSLDCMHWDWKNCPTGWQGGFSGRSGKPTVVLEAVASYDT